From the Oxobacter pfennigii genome, one window contains:
- the hslO gene encoding Hsp33 family molecular chaperone HslO, translating to MKDRIIRGTAAGGELRFFAAITTQIVEEARKIHNTTPVASAALGRMMTAASMMGTMLKNDRDRLTVQINGGGEAGQIVTVSDNKGNVKGYISNPNIARPLNAEGKLDVGGAVGTDGRLTVIRDLGLKEPYVGYVPIISGEIAEDITYYFASSEQVPSAVALGVLVDTDNSVVAAGGFMIQAMPEASEFTRDILEFRLDEIPPVTQMIKDGGKAEDIIAELLDGMDPKIQEEYEPEFICDCSKKKVERLLLSLGHEELESMEKEEKETEVVCHFCNTKYHFSQKDIRELKESGLNQ from the coding sequence ATGAAAGACAGGATAATAAGAGGGACTGCTGCGGGTGGAGAATTAAGATTCTTTGCTGCCATAACCACACAGATAGTTGAGGAAGCCAGAAAAATACATAATACCACCCCCGTGGCGTCGGCAGCTTTAGGTAGAATGATGACTGCAGCATCCATGATGGGAACAATGCTTAAAAATGACAGGGACAGATTAACGGTGCAGATAAACGGCGGAGGAGAAGCCGGCCAAATCGTTACAGTAAGCGATAACAAAGGCAATGTAAAAGGATATATATCAAATCCTAATATAGCACGTCCCCTTAATGCGGAAGGAAAGCTGGATGTAGGCGGAGCTGTAGGTACAGACGGGCGCTTGACAGTTATTCGGGATTTGGGGTTAAAAGAGCCTTATGTAGGTTATGTGCCCATAATTTCAGGAGAAATAGCCGAAGATATAACATATTATTTTGCTTCTTCCGAGCAGGTGCCTTCTGCCGTAGCATTAGGAGTCTTAGTTGATACCGACAATTCTGTTGTTGCTGCCGGAGGATTCATGATCCAGGCTATGCCTGAGGCCAGCGAATTTACTAGAGACATATTGGAGTTCCGCTTAGATGAAATACCTCCCGTAACACAGATGATAAAGGATGGCGGAAAGGCGGAGGATATTATAGCTGAGCTTTTGGATGGAATGGACCCCAAAATTCAGGAGGAATATGAGCCTGAATTCATATGCGACTGCAGCAAGAAAAAGGTTGAAAGGCTTCTTTTAAGCCTGGGGCATGAGGAGCTTGAAAGCATGGAAAAAGAAGAAAAAGAAACAGAAGTGGTTTGCCATTTCTGCAATACAAAATATCATTTCTCGCAAAAGGATATTCGCGAGCTTAAGGAATCGGGTCTTAACCAATAA
- a CDS encoding class I SAM-dependent DNA methyltransferase — MQYEDFALIYDMLMSDIDYEGWSSHIHGRIKSNNSEAEKILEMACGTGSISVNMAQLGYNVTAFDLSDEMLSIAYKKALDAGLKIRFLNQDMRSINVEDEFDAVICLCDSINYITNKEDLIQIFKWVYNHLSHTGIFIFDINSSYKLKNIIGNNTFTYNEEDAAYIWENNLTDEKTVEFFITFFIREGILYRRFEEFHTEKIYESNEIQGMLKEAGFASIEMNEAYTYYRAKDDSERISFCCKK, encoded by the coding sequence GTGCAATATGAGGATTTTGCCTTAATTTATGACATGCTGATGAGCGATATTGATTATGAAGGCTGGAGCAGCCACATCCATGGCAGGATAAAAAGCAATAATTCAGAAGCTGAAAAAATACTTGAGATGGCCTGCGGCACAGGAAGTATATCTGTAAATATGGCGCAATTAGGGTATAATGTTACTGCTTTTGATTTATCAGATGAAATGCTCTCAATAGCATACAAAAAAGCACTGGATGCAGGGCTGAAAATAAGATTTCTTAATCAGGATATGAGAAGCATCAATGTAGAAGATGAGTTTGATGCCGTCATATGCTTGTGTGACAGCATCAACTACATAACTAATAAAGAAGATCTAATTCAAATTTTTAAATGGGTATATAATCATTTAAGCCATACTGGCATTTTTATATTTGATATAAATTCTTCTTATAAACTAAAAAACATAATCGGCAATAATACCTTTACTTATAACGAAGAAGATGCGGCATATATTTGGGAAAATAATTTAACCGATGAAAAAACAGTGGAATTTTTTATTACCTTTTTTATAAGGGAAGGCATATTATATAGGAGGTTTGAAGAATTTCATACTGAAAAGATATATGAAAGCAATGAAATACAAGGAATGCTTAAAGAAGCAGGATTTGCTTCCATAGAAATGAACGAAGCTTACACATACTATAGGGCAAAGGATGATTCCGAAAGGATTTCCTTTTGCTGCAAGAAATAA